One window of Gloeocapsa sp. PCC 73106 genomic DNA carries:
- a CDS encoding type II toxin-antitoxin system Phd/YefM family antitoxin, which yields MEIYSASEARAKLFSLVEQVNKDHLPRIITSPQGDAVLLSKEDWESIQETLYLQSIPGLLELIREAELANDWVSEEEFKQELLSGMEDSV from the coding sequence AAGAGCTAAATTGTTTAGCTTAGTTGAACAGGTCAACAAAGACCATTTACCAAGAATCATAACCAGTCCACAAGGTGATGCTGTATTGTTATCTAAAGAAGATTGGGAAAGTATACAAGAAACTCTTTATTTACAGTCTATACCAGGTTTACTCGAATTAATTAGAGAAGCTGAACTAGCTAACGATTGGGTGTCTGAGGAAGAATTTAAGCAGGAGTTATTAAGTGGAATGGAAGATTCAGTTTAG